Proteins encoded by one window of Rhodamnia argentea isolate NSW1041297 chromosome 6, ASM2092103v1, whole genome shotgun sequence:
- the LOC115745073 gene encoding plant cysteine oxidase 3, which produces MLPKLRKLMRDNGVGWFLQNGALFLSTKQATMARKSPGSHKVQALYDLCRKTFTPSGTPPLSSHSAQKLCSLLDTIGPADVGLPEDALEDDRGHGFFGLNRLDRVPRWAQPITYVDIHECESFTMCIFCFPTSAVIPLHDHPGMTVFSKVLYGSLHVKAYDWVEPARILNKSGPVRLGKLAVDNVLTAPCTTSVLYPNTGGNLHCFTAITPCAVLDILSPPYREDAGRRCTYYCDYPYSTFSNEDEKSDEENYAWLAETSTPDDLYMRPGKYNGPPIQV; this is translated from the exons ATGCTTCCGAAATTGCGAAAACTAATGAGGGATAATGGTGTCGGGTGGTTCCTACAAAATGGAGCGCTCTTCTTGTCCACCAAGCAAGCGACCATGGCCCGGAAGAGCCCTGGGAGCCACAAAGTCCAGGCTCTCTACGACCTCTGCCGAAAGACGTTCACCCCCTCCGGGACACCGCCTCTCTCTTCTCACTCCGCCCAGAAGCTCTGTTCCCTCTTGG ACACAATTGGCCCTGCTGATGTTGGACTTCCCGAAGATGCTTTGGAGGATGATCGTGGGCATGGTTTCTTTGGACTTAATCGATTAGACAGAGTCCCTCGCTGGGCTCAACCAATAACATATGTGGATATACATGAATGTGAGAGTTTTACG ATGTGTATATTCTGTTTTCCTACTTCTGCAGTCATACCTCTTCATGACCATCCGGGCATGACTGTTTTCAGCAAAGTTCTATACGGGTCTTTGCATGTTAAAGCATATGACTGGGTTGAGCCTGCCCGTATCCTTAATAAAAGCGGACCAG TGAGATTGGGTAAGCTAGCTGTCGATAATGTCCTAACAGCGCCATGCACCACGTCAGTTTTGTACCCTAATACTGGCGGCAATCTGCATTGTTTTACTGCAATCACTCCTTGTGCAGTACTGgacattctctctcctccttacAGGGAAGATGCTGGCCGAAGATGCACTTACTACTGCGACTATCCCTATTCAACCTTCT CAAACGAAGATGAGAAGAGTGATGAGGAAAACTACGCGTGGCTTGCTGAGACCAGTACACCTGATGATCTATACATGCGGCCCGGCAAATATAACGGCCCTCCCATTCAGGTTTAG